From a single Mycosarcoma maydis chromosome 2, whole genome shotgun sequence genomic region:
- a CDS encoding uncharacterized protein (related to NDE1 - mitochondrial cytosolically directed NADH dehydrogenase), translated as MTRSRWMHVRRYGTQTQSAQADASARKQRLVVLGTGWGGYAFLKSLSYASLRRFDVKVISPTTSFSFTPLLAQASCATLDFRSVVEPIHSNRWMEYHHAWCDAVDLKANRIELTSAFNPQFRLADPLLDANPASKDESNKDESKRVTYSLQYDYLVIGVGSYNATFGTKGVKENALFLKDVSDARAIRWRILGLFESANAKQRQYTHQGQVAISAEQEHQLRRLLSFVVVGGGPTGSEFAAELHDLINDELSRLYPNVCAYATVRLLDAGSTILSSFDARLAEYAINKFARDGIQVQLNAKIRRVERDAVVLDSAGGHQERIAAGMVIWSTGITTSPLIQAFRGVAKQDRTGKLLTNHTLNLVIHPSHPNPGANVLNPAADDSHMGSPSQPPTPLDNVFALGDCSASPDALPATAQVASQQGTYLAHLFNSHLASASPSSRSSQPKPFVFHDKGSMASIGSRSALIDSPVKKDSGTLAWLLWRSAYTIMAMSWRNRFLVPANWASNLLFGRDVGRF; from the exons ATGACTCGTTCACGATGGATGCATGTGCGGCGGTATGGTacgcagacgcagagcGCGCAGGCAGATGCAAGTGCACGCAAACAGCGTCTGGTCGTGCTAGGCACAGGCTGGGGCGGATATGCGTTTCTCAAGTCGCTCTCGTATGCAAGCCTACGCCGATTCGACGTCAAGGTGATCTCGCCCACCACGTCGTTTTCGTTCACACCGCTGCTTGCACAAGCAAGCTGTGCAACGCTCGACTTTCGAAGTGTCGTCGAACCGATCCACTCGAACCGTTGGATGGAATACCACCATGCGTGGTGCGATGCGGTCGACCTGAAAGCCAACCGCATCGAACTCACCTCGGCGTTCAACCCTCAGTTCCGACTAGCGGATCCACTGCTCGACGCAAACCCTGCTTCCAAGGACGAGTCCAACAAGGACGAGTCGAAACGCGTCACGTACTCGCTCCAGTACGACTACCTCGTGATTGGCGTCGGCTCGTACAACGCTACGTTTGGCACCAAGGGCGTCAAAGAAAACGCACTCTTCTTGAAGGACGTCAGCGATGCGCGAGCGATTCGATGGCGCATTCTGGGCCTCTTCGAAAGCGCCAATGCCAAGCAACGCCAGTACACACACCAGGGTCAAGTCGCGATCTCGGCTGAACAAGAGCATCAGCTGCGACGGCTGCTCAGCTTTGTGGTTGTAGGTGGTGGACCGACCGGTTCCGAGTTCGCCGCGGAACTGCACGACTTG atcaacgacgagctctCGCGCTTGTATCCAAACGTGTGCGCATACGCTACAGTCCGACTGCTGGATGCTGGAAGCACGATCCTCTCGTCGTTCGATGCGCGTCTCGCCGAGTATGCGATCAACAAGTTTGCACGCGACGGCATCCAGGTGCAACTCAACGCCAAGATCCGACGTGTCGAACGCGATGCCGTGGTGCTCGACTCTGCCGGCGGCCACCAAgagcgcatcgctgctggaATGGTGATCTGGAGCACAGGCATCACCACGTCTCCTCTCATCCAAGCCTTCCGCGGTGTTGCCAAACAAGACCGAACTGGCAAACTGCTGACCAACCATACGCTCAACCTAGTCATCCATCCCTCGCACCCGAATCCCGGAGCCAACGTCCTCAATCCTGCAGCGGACGATTCGCACATGGGCTCACCATCCCAGCCGCCCACACCGCTCGACAACGTGTTTGCCCTCGGAGACTGCTCTGCGTCCCCCGACGCCCTGCCCGCTACCGCGCAGGTCGCCTCACAACAAGGCACGTATCTCGCGCACCTCTTCAACTCACACCTtgcctcggcctcgcccTCATCCCGATCCTCGCAGCCGAAACCGTTTGTGTTCCACGACAAAGGCAGTATGGCGTCGATCGGTTCGCGAAGCGCGCTGATCGACTCTCCTGTCAAGAAGGACTCGGGCACGCTTGCTTGGCTCCTCTGGAGATCCGCCTATACCATCATGGCGATGAGCTGGAGAAACCGCTTCCTGGTCCCTGCGAATTGGGCAAGCAACCTCCTCTTCGGCAGAGACGTAGGCCGCTTCTAA
- a CDS encoding dynamin-like GTPase SEY1 (related to SEY1 - GTPase with a role in ER morphology): protein MELNVDSAKQLLAEHEQELQSAHDAHSILLASQPITAATTHPNATASNAARAVPVVAPSSVPTPTAASTPFISTQPPAPAQTGRMQLIDEQQKFNSADFSPHLENWGLADAGFGYDLCAVLGSQSTGKSTLLNKLFGTNFDVMSESARQQTTKGIWMCKGLKMNVLVMDVEGTDGRERGEDQDFERKSALFSMASAEVLIVNLWEHQVGLYQGANMGLLKTVFEVNLGLFQASRAKTAGAKDKTLLLFVIRDHIGVTPLENLSATIMADLTKIWHSLSKPQGLELSKITDFFDFMFTTLPHKILQPAEFDKAVDVLRNRFVNPKDPNFVFKTEYHKRIPADGLAHYLESIWEQVMTNKDLDLPTQQELLAQFRCDEIANVAFAHFATSIKDFRKHIEGGSVVESLGADMALHRSTALSKFDRDASRYHQEVYKRKRIDLLDKLNGSLSPFFLGQLKNLHRLMLQSFKQAVLDRMRTEPNYDFGEVVSSEKRTALAKFSAAAQAVLLTDTDWTIDDEVVELDVEIQSISDTMRVEETKKMVAQIERTFNKNIGEPVELALKSAKRSMWDEVLISFSTLLEQAEATYVRKATSFNCTDDENEHALLALRRKSWMSMRAKVDEQTADSVIAAKLRNSFEDGFRYDDAGVPRVWKPEDDMDGAFRKARDETLELIALYAKIQAVDTTLMRELRSKFEDAEPVGLVVEDEAFDWHATLSVLSETRKNDIGMRFRKEADAMYVEAKRATVSSIAQVPLWMYGVMLVLGWNELMAILSSPVYFAFLLVLIASAYIVWRLNLSGPLISVLRAVANEVHRLADAQLRTHFSQPLREPRPPAESRPAEQIELEPN from the coding sequence ATGGagctcaacgtcgacagcgcaaagcagctgcttgctgaACACGAGCAAGAGTTGCAATCCGCTCACGATGCTCACTCGATCTTGCTCGCCTCCCAACCCATCACTGCTGCTACAACGCATCCCAACGCCACCGCTTCCaatgctgctcgtgctgttCCCGTTGTTGCGCCATCCAGCGTTCCTACGCccaccgctgcttccacccCGTTCATCTCAACTCAACCTCCCGCTCCTGCCCAGACAGGCCGCATGCAGCTCATCGACGAACAACAAAAGTTCAACAGCGCCGACTTCTCGCCTCATCTCGAGAATTGGGGTCTCGCCGACGCTGGTTTCGGCTACGACCTCTGCGCGGTGCTTGGTTCTCAATCTACCGGCAAATccacgctgctcaacaaaCTGTTTGGCACCAACTTTGACGTCATGAGTGAATCCGCGCGTCAGCAGACCACAAAGGGCATTTGGATGTGTAAAGGCCTCAAGATGAACGTGCTCGTCATGGACGTCGAGGGCACCGACGGGCGCGAACGCGGTGAGGACCAGGACTTTGAGCGCAAATCCGCGCTCTTCTCCATGGCATCTGCCGAGGTGCTCATCGTCAATCTGTGGGAGCATCAGGTGGGTCTCTACCAGGGTGCCAACATGGGTCTGCTCAAGACCGTCTTTGAAGTCAACCTTGGTCTCTTTCAGGCTAGCAGAGCCAAGACGGCCGGTGCCAAGGACAAaacgttgctgctctttgtcattcgtgatcacATTGGCGTCACCCCCCTCGAAAATCTATCCGCCACCATCATGGCTGACCTCACCAAGATCTGGCACTCGCTCTCAAAACCCCAAGGCCTCGAGTTGTCCAAGATTACCGACTTTTTCGACTTCATGTTTACCACTTTACCCCACAAGATTCTGCAACCCGCCGAATTCGACAAGGCGGTGGATGTGCTGAGGAATCGCTTTGTCAACCCCAAGGATCCCAACTTTGTCTTCAAGACAGAATACCACAAGCGCATCCCTGCGGATGGACTTGCGCACTACCTCGAGTCCATCTGGGAGCAAGTCATGACGAACAAGGACCTGGATCTGCCTACGCAGCAggagcttcttgctcagTTTCGATGCGACGAGATCGCCAATGTCGCATTCGCTCACTTTGCTACCAGTATCAAGGATTTCCGAAAGCACATTGAAGGCGGATCGGTGGTGGAAAGTCTGGGCGCCGATATGGCGCTGCACCGCTCCACAGCGCTGTCCAAGTTTGACCGTGATGCCAGCAGATACCACCAAGAAGTGTACAAGCGCAAACGAatcgatctgctcgacaaACTCAACGGCTCGCTCTCTCCGTTTTTCCTGGGCCAGCTCAAGAACCTCCACCGCTTGATGCTTCAGTCGTTCAAGCAGGCTGTGCTGGATCGCATGCGTACCGAGCCTAACTACGACTTTGGCGAGGTGGTCAGCAGCGAGAAGCGCACCGCCTTGGCCAAGTTCAGTGCGGCAGCCCaagcggtgctgctgacggACACGGATTGgacgatcgacgacgaggtggttgaGCTGGATGTCGAGATCCAGAGCATCTCGGACACGATGCGAGTCGAAGAGACCAAGAAGATGGTAgcgcagatcgagcgcaCGTTCAACAAGAACATTGGCGAGCCGGTCGAGCTGGCACTCAAGTCTGCCAAGCGCTCCATGTGGGACGAGGTGCTGATCagcttctcgacgctctTGGAGCAGGCCGAGGCGACGTATGTGCGCAAGGCGACGAGCTTCAATTGCACGGACGACGAGAATGAGCACGCCTTGTTGGCGTTGCGACGCAAGAGTTGGATGAGCATGCGCGCCAAGGTGGACGAGCAGACGGCGGATAGTGTGATTGCGGCCAAGCTTCGGAACAGTTTCGAGGATGGATTCAGGTACGACGACGCGGGCGTGCCGAGGGTGTGGAAGCCCGAGGACGACATGGACGGTGCGTTCAGGAAGGCGCGCGACGAGACGTTGGAGTTGATTGCGCTGTATGCGAAAATCCAAGCTGTCGACACGACATTGATGCGGGAGCTGCGGTCCAAATTCGAGGATGCAGAACCGGTTGGATTGGTGGTTGAAGACGAAGCGTTTGACTGGCATGCTACGCTGAGCGTGCTGAGCGAAACACGCAAGAACGACATTGGCATGCGTTTTCGCAAGGAAGCTGACGCCATGTACGTCGAAGCAAAACGCGCCACTGTCAGTTCGATCGCTCAGGTGCCGCTCTGGATGTACGGCGTCATGCTCGTGCTTGGATGGAACGAGCTGATGGCGATTCTATCGAGTCCTGTCTACTTTGCCTTCCTTCTGGTCCTCATCGCCAGTGCTTACATTGTCTGGAGACTGAACCTCTCAGGTCCGCTCATCAGCGTCCTCCGCGCAGTGGCCAACGAAGTACACAGACTGGCTGATGCTCAGTTGAGGACTCACTTCAGCCAACCGCTCCGCGAACCGCGTCCGCCCGCCGAGTCTCGTCCAGCCGAACAGATCGAGTTGGAGCCAAACTAG